Genomic window (Equus asinus isolate D_3611 breed Donkey chromosome 8, EquAss-T2T_v2, whole genome shotgun sequence):
ACACCCATGAATCACCTGCTCCCTACCTCCATGCAACTTCACAAGTGTACCCTGAGCATCTACTACATAAGGGGTAGAAGTAAAAAGAATTTAGAGGCATCTCCAACCCAACTGGCTCATAGCTCATAGGGAAGGAACTCAAGCACACAGAAATGCCTTAGGAGCAGAGAGGTCCAAGGCTGGGGGattcattttcctatttcttggGTTTCAGTGACATCCACCTCTTGCGTCTACCTTTGCTTCTTCCTCTTGTGCAACCTGGGCATCCTCCAAGTCTGTGCCTCTCATACCTTTCCTGATCTCACCACGGCATATGAGTCTTCCCTGAGGCAGCTCTTTCTCTACTCACTAATGTCACAGAGTCAAGAGGACTAATGACCAATTTCTTAGGGGGCAGGGTGGAGAGGAAGGGtaggatatatagagagaaagcagagggccAGGGGTCTCTGTGAAGTGGAGGAGCTGCCTAGACAGGGGTGAGCTCCTTGTCGTATTTCTGCATGCCCTCGTCCGGGAGCAGCACCTCCACTGTGAAGCTGACCTTCTTGGTGTGGACAAAGCTATAGGTGTTGTCGAAGCGCAGGACATCTGgggagacagatggacagacggGTAGTTGGGCCTGGCTTCACGCTCCTTGTGTCCCTGCCCTGGTCACAGGGGAGGACAGGCTATGTTCCCACCTGCTGTGTTTGCCACGCTGGGCCAAGTTCCCACcgctcctcttcccttccccatggGAACTGCCACCCCTGAGTGGGGCCTGTAAACAGACACTGACCTCCTCCTGGCACATGCCCAGCTTGGCTTTAGTTGCACCAACTGGCAACGAGAACAATGGCCACTGCATCCCATTGTCTCTACACCTGGATACTCGCACAAtgtgggtgggagggggcagtTGGAAACTCAGAGGCCTCACAGCCCCCTTGAATGGACCCTGCCTCCTCAcacacccccccctccccccccgagAAGCAGGGCTTGTAACCTCGGCTTCACAGGTAACCAAGCCAAGGGCCCAGAGTGGTAAGACTTTTGTCCAGGGTTACACAGCGACGCTTAGGCTGACGTGGGACCCTGGCACCACACTTAGCTATGTGGCTCTGGACAGCTTAACTCACTTCtcagagccccagtttcctcctgAGGAAAGTTGTACCTGCCCTATTGTCCCTTGCCTGTGTCCTGTGGCCCGAGTGCTCTCAGCCCCCCAGAGCCTGTGTGTCTCTGGCTCTTGGTGCACAGTAGATGCTCACGAGTGTAGACTGAATGAGCAACTGTGTGAATGAATGGTGCTAACCTGGGCTGTGTGTCCCTGGGAGGTCACTGcccctctgtttcctcctctaaaCCATTGGACACGTGGCTCCAGCtttccagagctggggctggccagAACAAACTTACAGACACCGGCTTCTGAGCAGGTGAGGCTGCCGTCCTCTGGTACCATGTGAGCGTTGTAGCGCTGGCTGGCCACCACCTCCGTCATCTCCCCTGCCCGCTGCCGCTCCCCCATCTTGGTCTTCAGGAAAACCCCAAAGCCGATGTCAGCACCATCAGATGAGAACTGCCACCTGTTAGGGAGGCAGGGGGGCAGGTTGCTCCTCAGTCTGACGGGCCCCCCAGGGGCTAGGGCCCAgccaggggtggggtggtggCCTGTCCCTTACCTGAGGACACAGCCTGGGAATAGGATCTCATACTCCACCTGGTGCGAGGAGCCGCGGCTGATCTGCACTGAGTGTTCATACTGAGTCTTCACCTGGTCCCGCACGTACATGGACTTGGGGATCTCCCCACCGtagttgatctgcagtcagaggATGGGCTGGGCTTGCTCTCCTCTTCCTGCCGTGGCATTGTTTATGCTGTCGCTCCTGTCTGAGGCGCCTTCACCATCTCCTGGAACTATTCTGCTCATTCTGTTCTCCCTCCCCCCCGACCCCAGAGtgccttccctgacccccaggcTGGGTCAGGGCCTCCTCTGGGAACTTCCCCTTCCGGTTCATCCCTTTGGGTCAGAATGTCCTCCATCCTTGTTTGATGTCACAGCTGCTGGAAGCCCAGTGGGGACACAGCTGGGACTGTCTAGCCCAACACCTGGCTCCCAGGGGTCTCTCTACagacatttgtggaatgaatgagcaGATGAGAAAGGAGCCCAGCTCTACTCCTCTCGCCTCCCCTGTCCTGAGGCTCTTCATACCTTAGTTAAACATTTGGGGTTCCCATCAGGGTCGGTCAGGGTCCCCCCAAAGTGGGCAGGCAGTTCCTCAGGACTGATGAGTTTCAGCAAACCTTCCTTCCAGTTGTCTGTGGCAGAGGCATTGAAGGGTGGTTATCAGGCATGGAGGGGACCCATCAGCCCCTCATTCCCACCCTGAGCTTGGGGAGAAGCCTTATAGGAGCTGGGCTGCCAGGACTAATTCCACAGCCTCTCAGGCCTCCAGCCGCAGGATGTAGCTTCCAGTGTCATGTTGCTATGGAAACATGTTTCCCCCTGGCTGATGGGTTCGGACATTTTTGAGGGTCTCTCAGTCATAAGTAGTGAAGACAAGAGTTGTCTGATCGTCTGAAAGAGACTTTAAAGCCTGATGAGGTCAAGGACCTTGTTGGGGGCCCACACAGTGTGtaagtggcatattcaagtcaGACCTCTCAGTGGGGAATGGACACCCGTGGGCCTTTGAAAGGACCTTCTGCCTCTCCACTCCTTAATCGCTGCAACCATAATGCCCATTCCTGTGCTTCATGCCCTTTGCAAAGCTCTAAGTGTTCTAGGTCTTGGGGTGTCACCATGGCTCCGGCCCTGAGACCAATCCAGGCTATCACCCTGCATGGCCATGAGAGATTCACTGCCACCAGTGGGAGTAAAGACCACAATGCCTTGCACACCAGGGCCAAATGCACAGAGCCTCATGTGGGACCAAGTGGGCACCACCAAGTGGgacagaggctggacttgggcctcTGTTCCAGGATTTGGGGGTCCACCCTGCAATCCACCAGCTCCCTATCCCAGTGGAATTGGGCAGAGGCGAAACTCAGgtaccaggaagagagagaaagcaggaatttgtaagatccccaccccccaacctcagCTCTCCTGCTTTGATGATCTGACCACTCTGCCTGTGAGAAGTTATCCTCCAAGTTCAGGGTCATTGGTTTGAGTGTAAGAACCATTTctcttctatctttctttctctttccctatcattttaaaaaataacaatttttcctacttataaaagtaatatatgggggccggcctggtggtgcagtgggtaagttcccgtgctccacttcggtggcctggggtttgtgggtttggatcctgggtgcggacctacacactgctcatcaggccatgctgtggtggcgtcccatatacaaagtggaggaagactggcacagatgttacctcagggacaatcatcctcaagcggaaagaagaggattggcaatggatgttagctcagggccaaacttcttcCCGCACACAAAAATTCCATCATGCTAAAGTGGAATTGACTAGTAATTGTAAGGgcaaatacaaattataaataaaaggctTAATTCTCCcgttgaaaataaaagaagagacttccttccatttttttaaaaaaagtaatgtgttattataaaaatttagaaaatacagaaaaatacaaaaaataaaattcaaaaccaCCTGGTTTCTTGCCATCcacaaataaacattttattgtatttccttcgagaaatatttttgttttcacaaaaaATAAGATCGAACTATCCCTACCACTTTGTAACCtaccttgttttttttaacttaatgacatATCCCATGACATCAAATCATTTTTCATGGCTGCCCAATAATTCCTCAAATGGATGCAGTGTTATTTACTTATCCAGTCCCTTCTTGTCGAGCCTCCCTTCATGAACCATGTCTCCTCTcctgctcttcttcctcatcCTTGTCAGCCCAAACTGCCTTTAGAAGCACTGAGGTGATGAGTGctaaaggaaactgagacccataGCCCAGGGGTTGACTAGCAACCAAACTGAAATCGATAAGGAGGAAGGTGTGGAGGCCTCAGTCCCCAGCGAGGGATGGCAGGGGATAAGGCAGAGGTAACTGGGTAGACTCTATAGTGTAAGACCTACCACACTTTTGAGAAGGAGGACCCTATGACTCTAGAGGATGTGTGGATCCCTGGTTGGGGGGATGGACCAACCTCATTCCAAACCTCATGCACAGAGCTCACGGGCTGGAGGTGGAATTACTTACTTCCCAACACTACAATTTTTCTGCGAGTGTCCTCACTCAGGAAGGGCTTCATGAGATTGTAGCCCACGGGGAACAATTTGGTGGCTGGAGAGATACAAGCAAGTATAATGGGGAGAAAATAACTCCACTGGACCACTCTCTCCATAAATCATAGCCAGCAATATGGAGGAATCTCGAATTACCTTGGCAAGTTCCAATGTCCTGCACCTGACAAACCATCCAACCAACTGGTCAACCAACCAACAAGCAGCCAActaaccacccatccaatctaTCAAACAGCCAAAAAACCAGCCAACAAATAGCCAATCAATTCACCTTCTAACCAGCATGTCACTCAGCCTACCAACCAATCAGCCAACCTACCATATAGTCAAACAACCAATCAATACATTAGCCAATCAGCAAACCAATCAGACAATTAAACAACCAGCCAACTGCCCAACCAACTACCCTCTCCAGCCAGTCAACCACTCAAACAACCAACAAGCCAACCATTCCAACAACCAGCAGTCAACCATCCAAGATCCAGCCAAATAACAAACCAGCCAGCCAACTAACCAGTCTGCCAACTAGCcgctcacccacccacccaaccaAAATGCCAAATAGTCACTCAATCAGTCAACTAACAACTatccaaccaaccaaccaactatCCCACCAACCACCAGTCAGTCAACTAGCCAGTCAACTACTGGCCAGTCAACTAGACAACCAACTAAACAACTAATCAACCAACGAATCAATCAACCAATCAACTAACCAACCATCAAACAtacatccatccttccatccactcCCCCATCCACCCAAACAACAGCCACCCAAACACCCATTGAGCATCCACATGGCCGCAGGCCAGTGAGAGATACAATAGAAGTGGAGAATCATTGGTCCAGGCTTCAAGGAGCAGATAACTGCAAGGAAAACAGGATGAACGCACACAAGACAGCTGACAGGGCTTGGAAGGGAGCAGACAAGAAAGGCCAGACTGGGCTGCACCAGCTGCCAGTGCCAGGGGCAGTTTCGGGAGGGAGACATCAACATGGCCAGAGAAGTGAGGGGATTTCTGGAAGAGCTGGGGTTGGAGCTGCCTCCTCTTGCAGTAAGATCAGCCACAGAAGTTACCATTTATGGAGCACTGACTCTGTTCCAGACAGTCTAAGTAATTTGCACGCAGCCAAGCAACCAACTGCCTCCCTACTGCCCAGGGAAGAAGGCTCAGAAATGGAAATGGAGGCACAGCGAAGTGAAGTCACTTGCCACACACCTTTCACAATGAGCAGGAACTTCAGGGTCTCTGGATAATTCTCTTCAAGGAGGCCGAAGAACTGTGGAACCAAGAAAGAAGCCATCAGAGCCCATACCTCCTTCTGCTACCCCATCGCCTTTGCGATCTCCCTCTGGAGGGTTCAGAGGGCTGTGGAGGGTTTCCCTTCTTTCCATCACCTCCTCAGGCCCCTGGAGGGGACCTTCTCAGCTTAGACTATGGCAACCACACCCTGACAATAATTACATAGTAATAAGCATTTTTAGAGTAAATGTTATagtatagtaataataatgattacTGTTTATTAAACGTTCACTATTTGCCAAGCATTGTGTATACACCTTACATATCAACTCACTGAAGTAAGCTTGCATCCTTTTGAAATGCAGACTTTTggtatccccattttgtagatgaggaaaccagagcATGGAGGGGTGAAGCAGAGCTGGGGATGACAGGGCTGGGAAGGGTTGGGTGGAAGCTGGTCCCTATGGTTTCAGCATAGTGTTGTCCCTGAAGCCTGTTCTGTGGAATCTTCCAGGAAATATATCTTTGGGTCTTGAGTTGCAGTGATGCGGCCCAGGAAGGCCACTATCTTTTACCAAATCTTGGCTCTGAGTGAGCAGCCAGGTGACAGCAGGCCATGCTGGTCGTTAAAGCAAGCGGGGCGCGCCCAGGGGCCTTCTCCTCACCTCCTGGTACACTTCCACCAGAGGTTTCCAGAAATGCTTCAGTCCCAGGCCCTCACAGTCAAATATCATGATGATGGTTTCAATCTTCCTCCCCAGCTGCGAGGATGAGAGCAAGGCCCAGTTCCAAGGATCAGGGTGCAGGCTCAGAACCTGGGACATGGTGACCCTAACACATGACCCCTCAGGGTCCCAGCCCCCTACTCTGTCCTCAGAGGAAAGAGTGGACAAAACAGTGAACGCTTCTacccacccctccctccaccacAGCCAGACTTGGTGGTCTAggggttaagattcagcactttCACCGCCacagcccaggttcgtttcctggtcagggaaccacaccgcccatctgtcagttgtcatactgtggggctgtgtgttgctgtgatgctgaaagctatgccaccggtatttcaaataccagcagggtcatccatggtggacaggtttcagcggaacttcctgactaagacagactaggaagaaggacccggccCCTCCCTCCAAAAGCACTGGCCATGAAAATTCTGCgtatagcagcagagcattgtctgacacagcGTTAAAAGATGcgaagatggcacaaaaagaccaggcagggttctgctctgttgTACACAGGGCTGCTGGGAGTCGGAATCAACTTAACAGCGCTAAAAACAACCATCCACCACATCCAGCATCCATTATCCAGTcatcatccgtccatccatctatccattaaCTGACCCACCCATTCATCTCTTtgcccatccatccattcctACTGCCattccttcatccatccatccttccatttgtccaactgatatttattaagcacctattttgtgccagacactgagaGCGTAACATTCTCTGTTGTGCTCAACAGTCCACAGTTCTTGTCCTCAAAGACTTCATGGTCTGGCTGGGGAGACGGACAAGCAACCGGGGCCCTAAGATGAGTCCCGAGATGAGTGTGGTGACAGGACAGCACAGGAGCTGCGGGAACACACGTTAACTGGGATGGGGGTGACATCTAAGTTTGAGACCTGAATGATAGACAGGAGAGAGCCAAGGGAAGTGTGGGTGGTAGGTGGGTGTGCTGGGAACAGGGTTATCCAGACAGACGGAAGAGCAGGGCCATAACAATATGAGAATTGTTGTAACAATACCAATAACAGAAGGAATGACAGTAATTAACAATGTTGAGAAATGTGTATCAGGCCCTGTGTGCTGGGCCACAGacttgcattatctcatttaatctttgcaaccaGTATTTACTATTATCTCCGTTTTGTAGGTGAGGAGACAGACTCAGAGAGGCGAGGTGACTTTCCAAGTTTGcgcagctgggaagtggcagagctggtgttTGACTCCAGAGCCCTCTGACTGTGACAGTAGAGAGCACAGGGGTGTCCCGGGACTATGTCCCCTGGCAGCCTCACCAGCGCCCCTAGTCGCCCGACCCGCTCAGCCTGGGCCTCACCCGCTCTGTCTGCAGGTCACACTCATGCAGGATGCGCTCGCAGTCCCTCATCTTGGTCTTGAGCAGGTCCTGCTTGGTGACCGAGAAGAGCAGGCCCTTGGGGTCAAGCGGCCCTATGATGTCGTACCACACGGGGCAGCCGTCACGGTCATGGCCACACAGGCCGCCAGGCATGTACTTCTGGACCACCTGGGCGTGGAAAGATACGTGGAACTTGGCTTTACGCATCTCCCCCGAGATCCCTGGACCAGGCTGACCTGGTGGCCCACGCCCACACACACCATGGTACAAGCACTGTCCCTCCCCCAGAGGGCAATCCTATTGTccaaatgagaaagctgagggggctgcaggggagggCCTTGCTCACAGTGGGTACACAGCAAAGCCAAGCCTCAAAGCCTGGCTCAAGGGCTTTGGGCTCCTTAGTTCTGCCCCCGCATCTCCCATGTCCCTTTCCATAGAGAGGAGTTGGGCTTAGTGATGGAAAACATGGATTCTGAAGGTCAACAGACCTGGTTCAGATATACTCTACTGCTTCTCTGCTGTGCATCCTTGAGCAAGTGAAgctacctctctgagccccattcTACCTACAATGGTTCAGATAATCCCTCCCTCATGGGCCTGTTGGGGAAAGTCCCCAAGATTATGTAGgcaaagcacagtgcctggccctgagctcatacTCCACAAATGAAACTACCACCATTGCTTTACTAAGACGCCGGGGGTGGGACTGTTCTCCCCAACTCCTTGGTGGGCTAAGTTTCTTTCCCACCCAGACAGGATGCTTTGAGCAAGGCCCTAGGGGTGAGGCTCAGACGGTCAAACTAACTGTGGTGGTGAAGATCCCAGGTTCAGAGGATAGACAGGCCtgagctcaaatcccagctccaccctggggctgtgggaccttgggcaagctgcttagcctctgctgggcctcagttttctcagctgtaaaatggggacaaaagtacccacctcacagggttgtgatGAACTCAGGCAGGTAAACTCTTAACTCAGGCCCAGACGGCATAAGCCCCCAGGAAACAGTCATAATTGTTACAGGAGAGGTGTCTGTAGATCCAGGGGGTTCCACAGGCCTCCCAGCCTTGCTACCCTTCACTCATGGTCCCCAGGGATCCAGAGGCTGCTTGGGAGGTATGTCTGTAAAAGACTGGGGTATGGGGGGCGGTTTGGCTCACCTCTGGGGGCTGCCAATCAAGGATGTGGTCAATGTCCATGGTCTTCCGGAACTCCACGTACTGAAAGGGAGGTGAGTGGTAAGGCCCCACCGGGCTCCCAGCACCCctgaggaggaggggatggaggtAGGGGCTCGAGGTGTGGATTGCCCCCCACAAAGCCCCTCACCAAATCTCCAGAGGGGATGGGTCTCACCTTGCGGAGCATGGCCTCCGATTTCTGCAGGTCGAAATTCCGAGCTGTGGGAAGATGGGGAAAGGCGTGAGGTGGGAAGGACACTGCCTTGTCCTGGTCCTGGGCAGCAGGGACTATGGAGGGGCCCGAGGGCCTGGgtggggccttccttccctgccccctcccctctcttgGACCTGAACACGTGAAGCAAGATGGTGTGGTCGGGTCCTGAGAGCCATGGGTTGTTCTGGAGCAGTTGGGACCAGGCCCCTCTCACTGCCCCCTCATCCTGACCTCCCCCATCTCTGCCCTCACCTCGGAGCCAGCGCAGAAGGAAATAGTCATCAGGATtgggcagggcaggcagcacGTCCTGGACATTTTCTCGGAACTTGGAAGAGAGATGCTTGTTAAAGTGGTTTTCACACTGAGCATTGACCCCCAGACCAGTGATGGTTTTCatcatccttccttctcttccacatGCAGACTGGCCCACAGTgatggaaggatgggtgggaaacagagagaaggagagatagATCATTGAATAGGTGGGTGGACGGATGGACAGGGGAATGGAAGGAAGGATAGATGGGGAGTAAATGGATAGAAAGAAGAATGATTGGatgaatggaaggatggatgagGGGAGTAGATGGACGGAACAAAAATGGAAGGGGAAATCAATGAAGGGGTGGATGGACAGAAAGAGAGAcgggtgggtgaatggatagaaGAAGAGaggatagatgggtgggtggggtgggaggggggatgGAAGAAGGATaaatgagtgggtgggtgggtaagTGGATTGGAGTATGAATGTATTCTTAGTTCTTTCCAAGTGTTAGCCCACCAAGGCTTCTGCCATTTTTCATCCCATTTTCTGCAAAAACATGGTTAATGATTATGTGTCCTCTTCCCTGTTGACCTTGGGGATGACAACATAGCCTGCTCTTACAGACAGGTCATCTTTCAgggtcctggggagggagggggaacagAGTCAGAGGGCAGACCATGAGCATCCTTCAGCTCCCACCTAAGGGacctgggagggtggggggagggggcggctgTCAGATAAACTCTCTGGGTCTGGCTCCTGGATGAGAAGAAGGCAGGCTTGATCTGACATCCACACTACTGCCTGGAAGTGGTGCTCTGTCCCTCAACCCTTGCCCTGGACTGGGCTGATGTCGCTGGGCACTGTGGGACCTGACTCCTAGGAGAACTGACAGCCAAGAGACAATGTCAATGACACACTAGGCCAACAGAGCAGGGTAGGGTTCCAGCCAcagcccccaccgccgcccctcAGACCTTTTTTCCTGGGGCTCCAGGGGACAGGCTCTCTTACCTTGGCCAGCGTCTCTGCCTGCCTGGGGCTCAGGTCTCCGACTCGGCCACTCATGGTGCTGGGTGAGGCTGGAGGTGTGGAGGCCACTGCAGGCAGAGGCCAAGCCTAGTCGTGTAGCTCTGACCCAGCAGGGGCCTTTTGCCCCCACTCCTGGGTGTGGCTTCAGGCCCCTCCCCCTTGGCTAACTGTTGGATCGCACATTACATAATTGGGA
Coding sequences:
- the SEC14L3 gene encoding SEC14-like protein 3, producing MSGRVGDLSPRQAETLAKFRENVQDVLPALPNPDDYFLLRWLRARNFDLQKSEAMLRKYVEFRKTMDIDHILDWQPPEVVQKYMPGGLCGHDRDGCPVWYDIIGPLDPKGLLFSVTKQDLLKTKMRDCERILHECDLQTERLGRKIETIIMIFDCEGLGLKHFWKPLVEVYQEFFGLLEENYPETLKFLLIVKATKLFPVGYNLMKPFLSEDTRRKIVVLGNNWKEGLLKLISPEELPAHFGGTLTDPDGNPKCLTKINYGGEIPKSMYVRDQVKTQYEHSVQISRGSSHQVEYEILFPGCVLRWQFSSDGADIGFGVFLKTKMGERQRAGEMTEVVASQRYNAHMVPEDGSLTCSEAGVYVLRFDNTYSFVHTKKVSFTVEVLLPDEGMQKYDKELTPV